A section of the Sedimentisphaera cyanobacteriorum genome encodes:
- a CDS encoding RHS repeat-associated core domain-containing protein, whose amino-acid sequence MKRSIISGLLVSAVVLGFFAVQSASAGRWFKLFKVVFKTERSECNAAYPELETPPIEEGLTVYRYALDNSFFPVCPNSIFYNWEFYGSDLILQVEAFNEKGPDEGYCSVRTAGGVPLVSEGSLRDMDIEEHYEITVNNPAPPMFTNYFAHVSVDSFLYHHWLTNIHVLPFDNEEDNKKYRIQSLDQVLPDTDKGMDPVEFCTGKGIQSINDIYVPGNTMDINFTRLYYGDSDDQGFKRRFSNPAPGQKYLAGTNDEQLKNDCAALEQMKSDSVNMSVEELVNAYGNTGSRSDTIKNYTFMVVEDVSYFIEPDCWKPGQSAPDPNDNLIEVQEGFGEFYDKDGGTLQVDVYSTYEHFCWECDPNSEIISDCTSYVLQIDEESYSYTIDYGIDPESCRVGRNWTHNYNIALRYCGTETDESTCIEYDKYRLYAGNARYSFLRDKSLETGPYTCAKAPGVMLFEDGDTLTVKMKNDVDWYFDASNKENTDRTYFIDYIKDRYGNQMDFYYSDGLLTNITNDAGRYINIYYDDDKMIDYIEDSRGRKWYYTRNDDQDLVSVQCPPAESGTGNRTVQYTYTSANSDNPHQIITQEDSQGQIWSVNYYDSEGRINRQTYGQDDFIASYYTDPNGNITSVEVYDRAGNLEKHYLTETGLLDKLEKEMDDGDWAITDYVYDFDLDQQLSEENAPGHLRKMILPTGEIYEYEYDSYGNMVELIHKADENDTGLSRSYTYSSGPQSKLLSATDENGNTADFSYNGSLLEKIELPADRYFSPQTGQFENVRPSYHFEYTQEGLISKITLPDGGTLDYEYSFASSGAIDYLTIYLNKVSGVWDAKWEYDYNPQTGFVEKVVKPQGGITSFTYDNADRIREISNGLNEITKIAYNPSGLVSRVSSQLGTSFSENTALSYDFSYSILNQLTQITDSLGRITQLGYDANGKREYLKDPKAVQEGFKNLEYTYDNSGRVKSVQLPESYERGPNGNKTDFRYYGNGKLKSITDPRGSTTTYNYDNYGRVDEVIMPDGTSEEFQYDGTGNLVKHKKSSDAVYFYDYYSNGLLRGKSVKIPESQGDQEGVLELDDSGIPAMMDSQNWQTVQDSESLGGQFSQSIASGATFPMQTSISKDAYLVQVYYPAGITGTMNVNVFDGFDSSSPKFTKQINLGYASESWVNVGMCEFENDQAAIQFEQVSGTAAFDGVRLVPCTLYKYDVMGRLVSAGKCEFEYDPAGNLVKEIDAFGREISKEYYPGGKLKKLVYPDGYYVTYTYDAAGRLESITDSNSELLAYYEHDESGRTTRKLTAGGAETLYDYEDAGTSDDDMGIYLEKISYLFAGTNEMSVEYTRDPAGNVISRSQQQYVQNFFYDENYWLTLADGVAYDYNNILQRESKTENGTTIQYTDDGDGMGRFTSAGSEQVQYDGNGNIEIFGDRQFIYDNENRLIGEYSLTADPNTVNVALYNYDAFGRRISKAIGTGALVEEGQLTKTFCYHGRNVIAEYSSEGKVTSRYVYGENGEEIIAMINIERPENLLELPSASKIADSWLCLPNDTEYLAGANFADPNRIDLADLAVYMDTSFDSEFTAEIEENYFGYYLDAQGSVVGVYSADPTTGGIKETYRYSAFGEYEIFDSTGSQISESNIGNPYMFSGFRLDRETDFYYVGSRCYNPELGIYMSRDPQRKIESMNMYDFCRNNPLGGDDDYLNFINSVDPMSGLGIFSDIARQRDFGLEAGLDAVDMLPSSRAVSAMKKLGVGSGVQPQAAASGELRNPKNPDACIPSDPVNQKTKSIFNAVPESFKGEIDKVMK is encoded by the coding sequence ATGAAACGTTCGATTATAAGCGGACTGCTGGTTTCTGCGGTTGTGCTTGGTTTTTTTGCTGTACAGAGCGCATCAGCTGGTCGCTGGTTTAAGCTGTTTAAGGTAGTGTTCAAAACAGAGCGTTCCGAGTGCAACGCTGCATACCCGGAACTTGAAACCCCGCCAATCGAAGAGGGGCTTACTGTTTACAGGTATGCTTTAGACAACAGCTTCTTCCCCGTATGCCCTAACAGCATCTTCTACAACTGGGAGTTTTACGGGAGCGATCTTATTCTGCAGGTTGAAGCATTCAACGAGAAAGGTCCAGATGAGGGATACTGCTCAGTACGCACAGCGGGCGGTGTTCCGTTAGTATCAGAGGGCTCTCTTCGAGATATGGATATCGAGGAGCATTACGAGATAACTGTAAACAATCCTGCCCCCCCGATGTTCACGAACTACTTTGCACATGTCTCTGTTGACAGTTTCCTTTATCACCATTGGCTTACGAATATTCACGTTCTTCCGTTTGACAACGAAGAAGATAACAAAAAATACAGAATCCAGAGTCTCGATCAGGTTCTGCCTGATACAGACAAGGGTATGGACCCTGTTGAATTCTGCACAGGCAAAGGGATACAAAGCATAAATGACATTTATGTTCCCGGCAATACGATGGACATAAATTTCACACGTCTTTATTACGGCGACAGCGATGATCAGGGATTCAAACGCAGGTTCTCAAATCCCGCTCCCGGGCAGAAATATCTTGCCGGCACAAACGACGAACAGCTCAAGAACGACTGCGCAGCTCTGGAGCAGATGAAGAGCGATTCAGTTAATATGAGCGTTGAAGAGCTTGTAAACGCCTACGGAAATACCGGCAGCAGATCTGATACGATTAAGAACTACACATTTATGGTAGTAGAGGATGTGTCATACTTTATTGAACCGGACTGCTGGAAGCCCGGGCAAAGCGCACCTGACCCCAACGATAATTTGATAGAAGTGCAGGAAGGCTTCGGAGAATTCTACGATAAGGACGGAGGTACGCTTCAGGTTGATGTTTATTCCACCTATGAACACTTCTGCTGGGAATGCGACCCAAACAGCGAAATCATCAGCGACTGCACAAGCTATGTTCTGCAGATCGATGAAGAATCATACTCCTATACAATCGATTACGGCATAGACCCCGAGAGCTGCAGGGTAGGGCGCAACTGGACTCACAACTACAACATTGCGCTTAGATACTGCGGTACAGAAACCGATGAGAGCACATGCATTGAATACGACAAATACCGCCTTTATGCGGGCAATGCAAGATACAGCTTCCTCAGAGACAAAAGCCTCGAAACCGGTCCTTACACCTGCGCAAAGGCTCCTGGAGTGATGCTTTTTGAAGACGGCGACACGCTTACTGTAAAGATGAAGAACGATGTGGACTGGTACTTCGATGCATCAAATAAAGAAAATACCGACCGTACATACTTCATCGACTACATAAAAGACAGATACGGCAACCAGATGGATTTCTACTATTCAGACGGACTGCTGACAAACATCACCAACGATGCGGGCAGATACATCAACATCTACTACGATGATGACAAGATGATAGACTACATTGAAGACAGTCGCGGAAGAAAATGGTACTACACAAGAAACGACGACCAAGACCTCGTATCTGTTCAGTGCCCGCCTGCAGAGAGCGGCACAGGAAACAGAACTGTACAATATACATACACCTCTGCCAACTCAGACAACCCGCACCAGATTATAACTCAGGAGGATTCTCAGGGGCAGATCTGGTCTGTGAACTACTACGACTCTGAAGGCAGAATAAACAGGCAGACATACGGACAGGATGATTTCATAGCATCTTATTACACCGACCCTAACGGGAATATAACTTCTGTAGAAGTGTACGACAGAGCAGGCAATCTTGAAAAGCATTACCTCACAGAAACCGGGCTTTTAGACAAACTTGAAAAAGAAATGGACGACGGCGATTGGGCAATAACTGATTATGTTTATGATTTCGACCTCGACCAGCAGCTCTCAGAGGAGAATGCCCCCGGGCACCTGAGAAAAATGATCCTCCCTACAGGCGAGATCTATGAATATGAATACGACAGCTACGGGAATATGGTAGAACTAATACATAAAGCCGACGAGAATGATACAGGCCTTTCACGCAGCTACACCTACAGCTCTGGTCCTCAGAGCAAACTGCTTTCTGCAACGGACGAAAACGGAAACACAGCAGACTTCAGCTATAACGGAAGCCTGCTTGAGAAAATTGAGCTGCCCGCAGACAGGTATTTCAGTCCGCAGACAGGACAGTTCGAAAATGTAAGGCCGTCTTATCATTTCGAGTACACGCAGGAAGGGCTTATAAGCAAGATTACACTGCCCGACGGCGGAACTCTCGATTATGAGTACTCCTTTGCGAGCTCTGGAGCGATAGATTATCTCACGATATACCTCAACAAGGTTTCCGGGGTTTGGGATGCTAAATGGGAGTACGACTATAACCCTCAAACGGGATTTGTTGAGAAGGTGGTAAAGCCTCAGGGCGGTATTACATCTTTCACCTATGACAATGCCGACAGGATCCGTGAAATAAGCAACGGGCTCAACGAGATTACAAAAATCGCTTACAACCCCTCAGGCCTTGTATCAAGAGTAAGCTCTCAGCTGGGCACCAGTTTCTCTGAGAATACTGCTCTGAGTTATGATTTCAGCTATTCAATATTAAACCAGCTCACTCAGATAACAGACTCCCTCGGCAGAATCACTCAGCTCGGCTATGACGCAAACGGCAAGAGAGAGTATCTCAAAGACCCGAAAGCCGTTCAGGAAGGATTCAAAAACCTTGAATATACATATGACAACAGCGGAAGGGTTAAATCTGTTCAGCTGCCGGAGAGCTATGAAAGAGGCCCGAACGGAAACAAAACTGATTTCAGATACTACGGCAACGGGAAGCTCAAATCAATAACAGATCCCAGAGGCAGCACAACCACTTACAACTACGACAACTACGGAAGAGTAGATGAGGTTATTATGCCGGACGGAACGAGTGAGGAATTTCAGTATGACGGGACAGGGAATCTCGTAAAGCACAAGAAATCTTCAGATGCTGTTTATTTCTACGACTACTATTCAAACGGCCTGCTAAGGGGCAAGTCTGTTAAGATTCCGGAGTCTCAGGGAGATCAGGAAGGCGTTCTTGAGCTGGATGATTCGGGCATACCGGCTATGATGGATTCTCAGAACTGGCAAACCGTTCAGGACAGCGAAAGCTTAGGCGGGCAGTTCAGTCAGTCCATAGCAAGCGGGGCAACCTTCCCGATGCAAACGTCGATCAGCAAAGACGCATACCTCGTGCAGGTGTACTACCCTGCGGGGATAACAGGCACTATGAATGTAAATGTATTCGACGGCTTCGACAGCAGCAGCCCGAAATTCACAAAACAGATCAACCTCGGCTACGCAAGCGAGAGCTGGGTTAATGTGGGCATGTGCGAGTTTGAGAATGATCAGGCAGCAATACAGTTTGAGCAGGTAAGCGGGACAGCAGCATTTGACGGGGTAAGGCTCGTGCCCTGTACGCTGTATAAGTATGATGTGATGGGCAGGCTCGTTTCAGCAGGTAAATGCGAATTTGAGTACGACCCCGCAGGCAACCTTGTAAAAGAGATTGATGCTTTCGGACGGGAAATAAGCAAAGAGTATTACCCGGGCGGAAAGCTCAAGAAGCTCGTTTATCCGGACGGATATTATGTAACTTATACATACGACGCAGCAGGCAGGCTTGAAAGCATTACAGACTCGAACAGTGAACTGCTTGCCTACTATGAGCATGATGAGAGCGGTAGAACCACAAGAAAACTCACCGCTGGCGGAGCGGAAACGCTCTATGATTATGAGGATGCAGGCACATCTGATGACGATATGGGGATATACCTTGAGAAGATCAGCTACCTCTTTGCCGGCACGAATGAGATGAGCGTTGAATACACCAGAGACCCGGCAGGTAACGTGATATCAAGAAGCCAGCAGCAGTATGTACAGAATTTCTTCTACGACGAAAACTACTGGCTCACCTTAGCTGACGGCGTTGCATACGACTACAACAACATTCTCCAGCGTGAAAGCAAAACCGAAAACGGCACAACCATCCAATACACCGACGACGGCGACGGGATGGGACGTTTCACTTCTGCAGGCTCTGAGCAGGTTCAGTACGACGGAAACGGAAATATTGAGATATTCGGCGACAGGCAGTTTATATACGACAACGAAAATAGGCTGATAGGCGAATACTCACTCACAGCAGACCCTAATACTGTGAATGTTGCACTGTATAACTATGATGCCTTTGGAAGAAGAATCAGCAAGGCTATCGGAACCGGGGCTTTGGTTGAAGAAGGCCAGCTTACTAAAACTTTCTGCTATCACGGCAGAAACGTTATCGCTGAATACAGCTCAGAGGGCAAAGTAACTTCGAGGTATGTTTATGGCGAGAACGGCGAGGAAATCATCGCTATGATAAATATCGAAAGGCCTGAAAATCTGCTCGAACTGCCAAGCGCTTCTAAAATAGCTGATTCTTGGCTTTGCCTGCCAAATGACACAGAATACCTTGCAGGAGCAAACTTTGCCGACCCGAACAGGATAGACCTTGCAGACCTCGCTGTTTATATGGATACAAGCTTCGACTCTGAATTTACAGCAGAGATTGAAGAGAACTACTTCGGCTACTACCTTGACGCTCAGGGCAGCGTTGTCGGAGTATATTCAGCAGACCCAACCACCGGCGGAATAAAAGAAACATACCGCTATTCGGCTTTCGGCGAATATGAAATATTCGACAGCACCGGCAGCCAGATATCCGAGTCTAATATCGGAAATCCGTATATGTTCTCAGGCTTCCGCCTCGACAGGGAAACAGACTTCTACTACGTCGGGTCCAGGTGCTATAATCCTGAGCTGGGTATATATATGTCCCGCGATCCGCAGAGGAAAATCGAGAGTATGAATATGTACGATTTCTGCAGAAACAATCCTTTAGGCGGAGATGACGACTACCTGAACTTTATAAACTCAGTGGATCCAATGAGCGGGCTCGGGATATTCTCAGATATCGCACGGCAGAGAGATTTCGGTCTCGAAGCCGGGCTTGACGCTGTTGATATGCTGCCCTCCTCAAGAGCGGTATCTGCTATGAAGAAGCTCGGGGTAGGTTCAGGTGTGCAGCCGCAGGCAGCGGCTTCAGGCGAGCTGAGGAATCCGAAAAATCCGGATGCCTGCATACCTTCAGACCCGGTAAACCAGAAAACAAAGAGCATATTCAATGCTGTACCAGAATCGTTCAAGGGTGAGATAGACAAGGTTATGAAATAG
- the gatB gene encoding Asp-tRNA(Asn)/Glu-tRNA(Gln) amidotransferase subunit GatB gives MSGIKYKTIVGLEIHVQLKTQTKMFCSCPTGFGGEANTRVCPVCLGMPGTLPVMNKKAYEYSVLAGLALGCNIPRYTKWDRKNYFYPDLPKGYQISQYDLPMSENGAIEIPADEGGTKNVRIIRAHLEEDAGKNSHEAADYSQVDLNRAGTPLLEIVTEPDMNSGAEVRYMATELQRIVQYLGVSEGSMQKGHMRFEPNINLEIEKDGRQYRTAIVEVKNLNSFKALEKSVDYETKRQLNEFMEKGSVWENTPKSTRGWDANKEITLHQRDKELANDYRYFPDPDLVPVEMDEAWFDQIKSSLPELPIEKEKRFISELGLSEYDASVLTAEREMAEYFENAISSGASAKRACNLLTQHGLKRAKEAEKAFVEFGIPADKIAELAKMMDDSTVGSSAGEKILDAMIDFGGEPMELAEKMNLIQKSDAGELEAIIKEVFAENPKAVEDAKDGKKAKKSRGFLMGQVMKKSKGQANPKVANEIIAKLLEG, from the coding sequence ATGAGCGGTATAAAATACAAAACCATAGTCGGCCTTGAGATACACGTTCAGCTCAAGACCCAAACGAAGATGTTCTGCAGCTGCCCGACAGGTTTCGGGGGCGAAGCGAACACCAGAGTATGTCCGGTATGCCTCGGTATGCCCGGGACACTTCCGGTAATGAACAAAAAGGCCTACGAATATTCGGTTCTTGCGGGGCTCGCTCTCGGGTGCAATATTCCCCGCTATACGAAGTGGGACAGAAAAAATTATTTCTATCCGGACCTGCCCAAGGGCTATCAGATAAGCCAGTACGATTTGCCCATGAGCGAGAACGGGGCGATCGAGATCCCCGCAGACGAGGGAGGCACTAAAAACGTACGGATTATAAGGGCGCATCTGGAGGAAGATGCAGGTAAAAACAGCCACGAAGCAGCCGATTACTCGCAGGTGGATCTCAATCGTGCAGGAACGCCTCTTCTGGAAATTGTAACCGAGCCGGATATGAACAGCGGGGCGGAAGTTAGGTATATGGCCACTGAGCTGCAGAGAATTGTTCAGTATCTCGGCGTATCCGAGGGAAGTATGCAGAAGGGGCATATGCGTTTCGAGCCCAATATCAACTTGGAGATTGAGAAAGACGGCAGGCAGTATCGCACGGCTATAGTTGAAGTAAAAAACTTAAACAGCTTCAAGGCCCTCGAGAAAAGCGTTGATTACGAAACAAAACGCCAGCTCAATGAGTTTATGGAAAAGGGCAGTGTATGGGAGAATACTCCCAAATCCACCCGAGGCTGGGATGCAAACAAAGAAATCACCCTGCACCAGAGGGACAAGGAGCTCGCAAACGACTACCGCTATTTTCCAGATCCGGATTTAGTGCCGGTTGAGATGGACGAGGCGTGGTTTGATCAGATAAAATCAAGCTTGCCGGAGCTGCCTATAGAAAAGGAAAAACGCTTCATCAGCGAGCTTGGGCTTAGCGAATACGATGCCTCCGTGCTTACCGCAGAACGCGAGATGGCAGAATATTTTGAGAATGCAATAAGCTCTGGCGCCTCTGCCAAGCGGGCTTGCAACCTGCTTACTCAGCACGGGCTCAAACGGGCGAAAGAAGCGGAAAAGGCCTTTGTGGAATTCGGCATACCCGCAGATAAGATTGCAGAGCTTGCTAAAATGATGGATGATTCCACCGTAGGCTCTTCAGCAGGCGAGAAGATTCTCGATGCTATGATAGATTTCGGAGGCGAGCCAATGGAGCTTGCTGAAAAGATGAATCTCATTCAAAAGAGCGATGCCGGCGAGCTTGAAGCGATAATCAAAGAAGTTTTCGCGGAAAATCCCAAGGCTGTGGAAGATGCCAAAGACGGCAAGAAAGCGAAGAAATCTCGCGGGTTTTTGATGGGGCAGGTTATGAAGAAATCAAAGGGGCAGGCGAATCCAAAGGTGGCCAATGAGATAATCGCCAAGCTCCTCGAGGGATAA
- a CDS encoding SLC5 family protein: MRVRVILMIEVVMTFSVLDYIVFFGFIAAVLLIGTLKSRGEKGGEDFFLAGRGLKWWLIGFSLIAANISTEQFVGMSGNAASHIGLAIASYEWMAAIVLVIVAFFLLPFFLRAGIYTMPEFLEHRYNQGARFVMALATLAIYCLLLGAVTYSGALTIKSLGGNMGMDISLFKGSVAIGLIAMFYVASGGLKACAWADLLQGSALIVGGAIILFFAMDKMGNADELTKVVDATSGKVVEQTFSADKSALERFWSLNKERMNMFLPASDMTLPWTALIIGLWIPNFYYWGLNQYITQRTLGSASLAEGQKGIVFAAAMKVVVPFVIVVPGIMAFNLFAGNMQVAAVDGNTPVFAQYYKTNPDTEAIIVDKSPTKEEIQSWPKEDQVMLAVFDTEEALSETYTNHPYVYPITQEEYKNIEANENVEFVCHDSSVTSAFPTLSKELEKYNASIGGKSEKKFFLAYKYDTALAQLLGGVLPQNTGLTGFVLAALLGAVVSSLAALLNAASTIFSMDIFKKYLNPGISQDGILKLGRISVLVFSAIAIFLAPQLGNPKFSSIFTVIQEGQGILSPGVLAVFAFGLISKKAPRYAGLVGLVLNAVVYIGLMLLVPELNFLNRMAICLGLCLVALTIMRIATPLKEPVQIKKNTTIELDVHSGAKIAGAAVIVVVVLLYFLFSPIGLIR, encoded by the coding sequence GTGCGTGTTCGTGTAATTTTAATGATCGAGGTTGTTATGACATTTTCAGTATTAGATTACATAGTGTTTTTCGGATTCATAGCTGCTGTGCTGCTTATAGGAACTCTTAAGAGCCGCGGCGAAAAAGGCGGCGAAGATTTCTTCCTCGCCGGCAGAGGCTTGAAATGGTGGCTGATTGGTTTCTCGCTGATCGCTGCTAACATTTCAACCGAACAGTTCGTTGGTATGAGCGGTAACGCCGCCAGCCATATTGGACTTGCAATAGCGAGCTATGAATGGATGGCAGCTATTGTGCTTGTGATTGTGGCATTTTTCCTGCTGCCGTTTTTCCTTCGAGCAGGAATTTACACTATGCCGGAATTCCTCGAACACCGTTACAACCAAGGGGCACGTTTTGTAATGGCTCTTGCAACGCTTGCTATATACTGCCTTCTGCTTGGTGCTGTAACTTATTCAGGGGCTCTGACAATCAAATCCCTCGGCGGGAACATGGGCATGGATATAAGCCTTTTTAAGGGCTCTGTGGCTATTGGCCTTATAGCTATGTTCTATGTGGCCTCGGGCGGGCTTAAGGCCTGTGCGTGGGCTGATTTGCTTCAGGGTTCTGCTCTGATTGTCGGCGGAGCTATTATTCTTTTCTTCGCAATGGACAAGATGGGCAATGCAGATGAGCTTACAAAGGTAGTGGATGCTACATCAGGAAAAGTTGTTGAACAGACATTCAGCGCAGACAAATCAGCCCTTGAACGTTTCTGGTCTCTGAATAAGGAACGAATGAATATGTTCCTTCCTGCAAGCGATATGACCCTCCCTTGGACAGCCCTGATAATCGGACTGTGGATTCCGAACTTCTACTACTGGGGTTTGAACCAGTACATTACCCAGAGAACTCTCGGTTCTGCTTCCCTTGCAGAAGGTCAAAAGGGCATTGTGTTTGCGGCAGCGATGAAGGTGGTTGTTCCGTTTGTGATTGTTGTGCCGGGTATAATGGCTTTCAACCTGTTTGCAGGCAATATGCAGGTGGCAGCGGTTGACGGAAATACGCCTGTATTCGCCCAATACTACAAGACTAATCCGGATACAGAAGCGATCATTGTTGATAAATCACCCACTAAAGAGGAAATACAGTCTTGGCCAAAAGAAGATCAGGTTATGCTTGCTGTATTCGATACTGAAGAAGCTTTAAGCGAGACATACACAAACCACCCGTATGTATATCCTATAACACAAGAAGAATATAAGAACATAGAGGCAAATGAAAATGTTGAATTTGTATGCCACGATTCTTCAGTAACAAGCGCTTTTCCGACTCTAAGCAAAGAGCTGGAAAAATATAATGCCTCAATAGGAGGAAAATCTGAAAAGAAATTTTTCCTTGCCTACAAATACGATACGGCGCTTGCTCAGCTGCTCGGCGGAGTGCTCCCGCAGAATACAGGTCTTACAGGATTTGTGCTTGCAGCACTGCTTGGCGCTGTTGTGAGTTCGCTTGCAGCCCTTCTGAACGCTGCTTCTACAATCTTCTCAATGGATATCTTCAAGAAATACCTCAATCCGGGAATTTCTCAGGACGGTATCCTGAAGCTTGGAAGAATTAGTGTTTTGGTGTTCTCGGCAATTGCGATATTCCTCGCACCTCAGCTGGGCAACCCGAAATTCAGCAGTATATTTACTGTTATTCAGGAAGGACAGGGAATCCTCAGTCCTGGCGTACTCGCTGTATTTGCATTCGGGCTTATATCCAAGAAGGCTCCGAGGTATGCAGGGCTAGTAGGGCTTGTGCTTAATGCGGTTGTTTATATCGGGCTTATGCTTTTGGTACCTGAGCTGAACTTCCTCAACAGGATGGCAATATGCCTCGGGCTTTGCCTTGTAGCTCTTACGATTATGAGAATTGCTACGCCTCTGAAAGAGCCTGTTCAGATCAAGAAGAATACAACAATTGAACTGGATGTGCATTCAGGAGCCAAGATTGCAGGTGCTGCAGTTATTGTAGTAGTTGTGCTGCTTTACTTCCTGTTCAGCCCAATCGGCCTTATCAGATAG
- a CDS encoding sugar transferase, with translation MPPQIVSSIFESRNGHRWIFWDLLACFLSLFLAMTFTPANTLTFLGLKVSISIVYAVLTTVVIRLCGVSVPGKDFSYSRLELFFATAIGTGVSFLCLQFLGSLCYYQFARTVTATILIFTFVSIFIPRLLAIEFMMVKAVKIALYPSGPNAEALQERLKEKTNFEVAAVLCDSRYSGELKDGIMIDLQENSKDEIIKELKNKQVEMVVLCEIKDLPQKTGKILMDVPLYGIDILSKGAFVENYFREISLNYANLHWMASHRSLPGNTAIFSAKRIFDILVAGIVFLLSLPLWPLIALAIRIDSKGKAMFVQQRVGMYGKLFNVYKFRTMVDGAEKNGTHWTVESDARITKLGSFLRKTRLDELPQLINILKGNMSIVGPRPEAVKLARMYEAQIPYYHRRYLVPPGLTGWAQICYKYGASVEDSRRKLEYDLYYIRHLSLLFDVQIIIKTIPSIMKGSR, from the coding sequence ATGCCTCCTCAAATAGTTTCAAGTATCTTTGAATCAAGAAATGGGCACAGGTGGATTTTCTGGGATCTTTTGGCGTGTTTTCTTTCGCTTTTCCTTGCGATGACTTTTACTCCAGCTAATACTCTCACCTTTTTGGGGCTAAAAGTTTCCATATCTATAGTGTATGCAGTTCTAACGACTGTTGTAATCAGGCTTTGCGGGGTAAGTGTGCCCGGTAAAGACTTTTCTTATTCGCGATTGGAGCTTTTCTTTGCAACCGCAATCGGCACGGGCGTTTCATTCCTCTGCCTGCAGTTTCTCGGGAGTTTGTGCTACTATCAGTTCGCACGTACAGTAACGGCAACAATACTCATATTCACGTTCGTTTCGATTTTTATTCCCCGTCTTCTGGCCATAGAGTTTATGATGGTAAAGGCTGTTAAAATCGCCCTTTACCCAAGCGGGCCGAACGCAGAAGCTCTTCAGGAAAGGCTCAAGGAAAAAACCAACTTTGAAGTGGCAGCGGTTTTATGCGATTCCCGCTATTCGGGCGAACTGAAGGACGGGATTATGATAGACCTTCAGGAAAATTCAAAAGATGAAATTATCAAAGAGCTTAAAAATAAACAGGTAGAAATGGTGGTGCTTTGCGAAATAAAAGACCTGCCTCAAAAAACAGGAAAAATTCTGATGGATGTGCCCCTTTACGGGATAGACATTTTGAGCAAGGGGGCATTTGTTGAAAATTACTTCCGCGAGATTTCCCTTAACTATGCCAACCTGCACTGGATGGCCTCTCATCGCTCACTTCCCGGAAACACAGCAATATTCTCAGCAAAAAGGATATTCGATATTTTAGTCGCCGGCATAGTTTTTCTATTATCTCTTCCTTTATGGCCTCTTATAGCTTTGGCTATTCGCATAGACAGCAAAGGCAAGGCGATGTTTGTTCAGCAGAGGGTAGGGATGTACGGCAAATTATTTAACGTTTATAAATTTCGCACTATGGTGGACGGCGCAGAAAAAAACGGGACGCATTGGACAGTAGAGTCTGATGCACGAATAACAAAGTTAGGCTCATTTCTGCGAAAAACACGGCTGGATGAACTGCCTCAGCTTATAAACATTCTTAAGGGTAATATGTCTATTGTAGGGCCGAGGCCTGAGGCTGTTAAGCTTGCAAGGATGTATGAGGCGCAAATCCCCTATTACCACCGAAGATATCTTGTTCCTCCCGGACTTACAGGCTGGGCTCAGATATGCTACAAATACGGTGCGAGCGTAGAGGATTCCCGCCGCAAGCTTGAGTACGACCTGTACTACATCCGTCATCTCTCGCTTTTGTTTGATGTACAGATAATAATCAAAACAATCCCTTCAATAATGAAGGGAAGCAGGTAA